From Candidatus Omnitrophota bacterium, a single genomic window includes:
- a CDS encoding septum formation initiator family protein — translation MAKIRSKKTHLIIAALVLVFLPPFAKYQELRYKNRKLEEKIEAVRKENKRLEEEKHRLETDIGYIEKRAREKIGVVRKGEIVLKEPSSRK, via the coding sequence ATGGCGAAAATAAGGTCGAAAAAAACGCATCTCATCATAGCGGCTCTGGTCTTAGTCTTCCTGCCTCCGTTCGCCAAGTATCAGGAGCTAAGATATAAGAACAGGAAGCTTGAGGAAAAGATAGAGGCCGTAAGAAAAGAGAATAAACGGCTGGAAGAGGAAAAGCACCGTCTCGAGACCGACATCGGTTACATCGAAAAGCGCGCCCGCGAGAAGATAGGCGTCGTCAGGAAGGGTGAAATAGTATTAAAAGAGCCCTCGAGCAGGAAATAA